Proteins encoded in a region of the Tribolium castaneum strain GA2 chromosome 7, icTriCast1.1, whole genome shotgun sequence genome:
- the kuz gene encoding disintegrin and metalloproteinase domain-containing protein 10 isoform X4 — translation MLSEFVYLFPLLFLLPRTKSENRLNEFIRHYEPLSYDTSEVHRAHNRARRSVSRDNLVHVSFRAHNRDFHLRLKRDLDVFSDSMEVHGPEGRIDVDTSHVYKGHLLGEPESSVFGSLIDGVFEGKIVSPKGSFYVEKARHYFPHTTHPNRTFHSVIYHEDHVEDPYEHVREGHSAGCGITDEVIQWMDRVQNSGVDDEPPPPPPKETFRKRKKATNGDKVQFKSVENHEDQISKYSKEANEDHARHKRATRRDENKNTCSLYIQTDPLIWRHIREGFPEHSDPRKENEVNEKTREEILSLIAHHVTAVNYIYRDTKFDGRSEHRNIKFEVQRIKIDDYSSCSCKRCPEMNQFCLENIDVSNFLNIHSLGNHEDFCLAYVFTYRDFTGGTLGLAWVASASGASGGICERYKTYTETIGGMYQSTKRSLNTGIITFVNYNSRVPPKVSQLTLAHEIGHNFGSPHDYPPECRPGGLNGNFIMFASATSGDRPNNSKFSSCSVGNISNVLDAIEDNKKRNCFTASAGAFCGNKIVEAGEECDCGYDDNECQDKCCYPRLVSTQDKQENASAKGCQRRRGTQCSPSQGPCCSGDTCRFVPAYYGEVCKTESDCSMSSKCDGKSAECPQPQPRPDKTRCNNGTQLCIKGECTGSICLEWNLQACSITSQGNPNIDKRKLCELACQNGTDMCRSTSEFAEKVGLPPGGISLRPGAPCDNFQGYCDVFLKCRAVDADGPLVRLMNLLLNKETLLSVAQWITNYWWAVLLMGIAFIIFMGLFIKCCAVHTPSSNPKKRPARRISDTLRRPMNTLRRMRHHQNGAQHAAPHGAVNSRNRSERSTRPSASQGPRPGYGEGRGHYHAPKEYSPLATAPPSGFNRQNHPYAGAYDRNAYEMRHKV, via the exons AAAACCGCCTCAACGAGTTCATCCGCCACTACGAGCCTCTATCGTACGACACCTCCGAAGTGCATCGAGCCCACAACCGTGCTCGTCGTTCTGTCAGTCGCGATAATCTCGTCCACGTGTCGTTCCGAGCTCACAACCGTGATTTCCATCTAAGACTGAAAAGAGACCTTGATGTGTTCAGCGATTCGATGGAGGTTCACGGTCCCGAAGGCCGGATAGACGTCGATACGTCGCACGTCTACAAAGGCCACCTTTTAG GTGAGCCCGAGAGTTCGGTCTTTGGCTCGTTAATTGATGGAGTCTTTGAAGGGAAGATCGTATCACCTAAAGGCTCTTTTTACGTTGAGAAGGCTCGTCATTATTTTCCCCATACCACACATCCAAACAGAACATTCCATTCGGTCATTTACCACGAGGATCACGTAGAGGATCCATACGAACATGTTAGAGAGG GTCATTCAGCTGGATGCGGAATCACCGACGAGGTGATCCAGTGGATGGACCGCGTCCAGAATTCGGGGGTGGACGACgagccgccgccgccgccgcccaAAGAAACATTCCGAAAACGTAAAAAAGCCACCAATGGTGATAAAGTTCAATTCAAGTCCGTCGAAAATCACGAAGACCAGATCAGCAAGTATTCGAAAGAGGCGAATGAAGATCACGCAAGACATAAAAGGGCAACACGAAGGGACGAAAACAAGAACACTTGTTCGTTGTATATCCAGACGGATCCACTCATCTGGAGACACATCAGGGAGGGCTTTCCAGAG CACTCTGACCCGAGGAAGGAAAACGAAGTCAACGAAAAGACACGCGAAGAAATCCTGTCATTAATCGCACATCACGTCACTGCCGTTAATTATATTTATCGTGATACGAAATTTGATGGGAGAAGCGAACATCGCAATATCAAATTTGAAGTTCAAAGGATTAAG ATCGACGACTATTCCTCCTGCAGCTGCAAGCGATGCCCCGAAATGAACcagttttgtttagaaaatatCGACGTTAGTAATTTCTTGAATATCCATTCGTTGGGCAATCACGAGGACTTTTGTCTGGCTTATGTTTTCACGTATCGGGATTTTACGGGTGGTACTCTGGGGCTAGCTTGGGTCGCTAGTGCGTCCGGGGCTTCCGGCGGTATCTGCGAGAGATACAAGACTTACACGGAAACAATAGGAGGCATGTATCAGTCGACGAAGCGCTCCTTAAACACAGGGATCATCACTTTCGTCAACTACAACAGCAGGGTGCCTCCTAAGGTCTCCCAGCTCACACTAGCGCACGAAATCGGACACAATTTCGGCTCTCCC cACGACTATCCGCCCGAATGCCGTCCGGGTGGCCTTAACGGCAACTTCATAATGTTCGCGTCGGCAACAAGCGGCGACCGCCCCAACAACAGCAAATTTTCAAGTTGTAGCGTCGGCAACATCTCCAATGTGCTCGACGCCATCGAAGACAATAAAAAGCGCAATTGTTTCACCGCATCGGCTGGTGCTTTCTGTGGCAATAAAATCGTCGAAGCCGGCGAAGAGTGTGATTGTGGTTACGACGACAACGAGTGTCAAGATAAGTGTTGCTACCCTCGTCTTGTCAGCACTCAAGACAAGCAAGAAAACGCTTCAGCGAAAGGCTGTCAGAGGCGAAGAGGCACCCAATGCAG TCCTAGTCAAGGCCCGTGCTGCAGTGGCGACACCTGCCGCTTCGTCCCAGCCTACTACGGCGAGGTTTGCAAAACCGAGTCGGATTGTTCGATGTCGTCGAAATGCGACGGGAAATCGGCTGAGTGCCCACAGCCCCAACCACGGCCGGATAAGACTAGGTGCAATAATGGGACACAGTTGTGTATTAAGGGGGAGTGCACGGGGTCCATTTGTCTGGAATGGAACCTACAAGCTTGTTCGATTACCTCGCAAGGTAATCCAAACATCGATAAGAGAAAACTGTGCGAGTTGGCTTGTCAGAACGGAACGGACATGTGTCGAAGTACGAGCGAATTCGCTGAGAAAGTCGGGCTTCCACCAGGTGGGATCAGCCTAAGGCCGGGAGCGCCGTGCGATAATTTTCAG GGTTACTGTGACGTATTCCTCAAATGCCGAGCCGTCGACGCTGACGGCCCCCTAGTCAGATTGATGAATCTTCTATTGAACAAAGAGACGCTGCTCAGCGTCGCCCAATGGATAACGAATTACTGGTGGGCGGTGCTGTTGATGGGCATCGCGTTTATCATTTTCATGGGTTTGTTTATCAAATGTTGCGCCGTACATACGCCGTCTTCCAATCCGAAGAAACGGCCGGCGAGACGTATCAGCGATACGCTCCGCAGACCCATGAACACGCTCCGGCGAATG CGACACCACCAAAACGGGGCGCAACATGCGGCGCCCCATGGGGCTGTAAATAGTCGAAATCGCAGTGAAAGGTCCACGAGACCGAGCGCTAGTCAAGGGCCCAGGCCGGGCTACGGGGAGGGAAGGGGACACTATCATGCGCCGAAAG
- the kuz gene encoding disintegrin and metalloproteinase domain-containing protein 10 isoform X2, translated as MLSEFVYLFPLLFLLPRTKSDNLPFRPISKPLTFPKENRLNEFIRHYEPLSYDTSEVHRAHNRARRSVSRDNLVHVSFRAHNRDFHLRLKRDLDVFSDSMEVHGPEGRIDVDTSHVYKGHLLGEPESSVFGSLIDGVFEGKIVSPKGSFYVEKARHYFPHTTHPNRTFHSVIYHEDHVEDPYEHVREGHSAGCGITDEVIQWMDRVQNSGVDDEPPPPPPKETFRKRKKATNGDKVQFKSVENHEDQISKYSKEANEDHARHKRATRRDENKNTCSLYIQTDPLIWRHIREGFPEHSDPRKENEVNEKTREEILSLIAHHVTAVNYIYRDTKFDGRSEHRNIKFEVQRIKIDDYSSCSCKRCPEMNQFCLENIDVSNFLNIHSLGNHEDFCLAYVFTYRDFTGGTLGLAWVASASGASGGICERYKTYTETIGGMYQSTKRSLNTGIITFVNYNSRVPPKVSQLTLAHEIGHNFGSPHDYPPECRPGGLNGNFIMFASATSGDRPNNSKFSSCSVGNISNVLDAIEDNKKRNCFTASAGAFCGNKIVEAGEECDCGYDDNECQDKCCYPRLVSTQDKQENASAKGCQRRRGTQCSPSQGPCCSGDTCRFVPAYYGEVCKTESDCSMSSKCDGKSAECPQPQPRPDKTRCNNGTQLCIKGECTGSICLEWNLQACSITSQGNPNIDKRKLCELACQNGTDMCRSTSEFAEKVGLPPGGISLRPGAPCDNFQGYCDVFLKCRAVDADGPLVRLMNLLLNKETLLSVAQWITNYWWAVLLMGIAFIIFMGLFIKCCAVHTPSSNPKKRPARRISDTLRRPMNTLRRMRHHQNGAQHAAPHGAVNSRNRSERSTRPSASQGPRPGYGEGRGHYHAPKEYSPLATAPPSGFNRQNHPYAGAYDRNAYEMRHKV; from the exons AAAACCGCCTCAACGAGTTCATCCGCCACTACGAGCCTCTATCGTACGACACCTCCGAAGTGCATCGAGCCCACAACCGTGCTCGTCGTTCTGTCAGTCGCGATAATCTCGTCCACGTGTCGTTCCGAGCTCACAACCGTGATTTCCATCTAAGACTGAAAAGAGACCTTGATGTGTTCAGCGATTCGATGGAGGTTCACGGTCCCGAAGGCCGGATAGACGTCGATACGTCGCACGTCTACAAAGGCCACCTTTTAG GTGAGCCCGAGAGTTCGGTCTTTGGCTCGTTAATTGATGGAGTCTTTGAAGGGAAGATCGTATCACCTAAAGGCTCTTTTTACGTTGAGAAGGCTCGTCATTATTTTCCCCATACCACACATCCAAACAGAACATTCCATTCGGTCATTTACCACGAGGATCACGTAGAGGATCCATACGAACATGTTAGAGAGG GTCATTCAGCTGGATGCGGAATCACCGACGAGGTGATCCAGTGGATGGACCGCGTCCAGAATTCGGGGGTGGACGACgagccgccgccgccgccgcccaAAGAAACATTCCGAAAACGTAAAAAAGCCACCAATGGTGATAAAGTTCAATTCAAGTCCGTCGAAAATCACGAAGACCAGATCAGCAAGTATTCGAAAGAGGCGAATGAAGATCACGCAAGACATAAAAGGGCAACACGAAGGGACGAAAACAAGAACACTTGTTCGTTGTATATCCAGACGGATCCACTCATCTGGAGACACATCAGGGAGGGCTTTCCAGAG CACTCTGACCCGAGGAAGGAAAACGAAGTCAACGAAAAGACACGCGAAGAAATCCTGTCATTAATCGCACATCACGTCACTGCCGTTAATTATATTTATCGTGATACGAAATTTGATGGGAGAAGCGAACATCGCAATATCAAATTTGAAGTTCAAAGGATTAAG ATCGACGACTATTCCTCCTGCAGCTGCAAGCGATGCCCCGAAATGAACcagttttgtttagaaaatatCGACGTTAGTAATTTCTTGAATATCCATTCGTTGGGCAATCACGAGGACTTTTGTCTGGCTTATGTTTTCACGTATCGGGATTTTACGGGTGGTACTCTGGGGCTAGCTTGGGTCGCTAGTGCGTCCGGGGCTTCCGGCGGTATCTGCGAGAGATACAAGACTTACACGGAAACAATAGGAGGCATGTATCAGTCGACGAAGCGCTCCTTAAACACAGGGATCATCACTTTCGTCAACTACAACAGCAGGGTGCCTCCTAAGGTCTCCCAGCTCACACTAGCGCACGAAATCGGACACAATTTCGGCTCTCCC cACGACTATCCGCCCGAATGCCGTCCGGGTGGCCTTAACGGCAACTTCATAATGTTCGCGTCGGCAACAAGCGGCGACCGCCCCAACAACAGCAAATTTTCAAGTTGTAGCGTCGGCAACATCTCCAATGTGCTCGACGCCATCGAAGACAATAAAAAGCGCAATTGTTTCACCGCATCGGCTGGTGCTTTCTGTGGCAATAAAATCGTCGAAGCCGGCGAAGAGTGTGATTGTGGTTACGACGACAACGAGTGTCAAGATAAGTGTTGCTACCCTCGTCTTGTCAGCACTCAAGACAAGCAAGAAAACGCTTCAGCGAAAGGCTGTCAGAGGCGAAGAGGCACCCAATGCAG TCCTAGTCAAGGCCCGTGCTGCAGTGGCGACACCTGCCGCTTCGTCCCAGCCTACTACGGCGAGGTTTGCAAAACCGAGTCGGATTGTTCGATGTCGTCGAAATGCGACGGGAAATCGGCTGAGTGCCCACAGCCCCAACCACGGCCGGATAAGACTAGGTGCAATAATGGGACACAGTTGTGTATTAAGGGGGAGTGCACGGGGTCCATTTGTCTGGAATGGAACCTACAAGCTTGTTCGATTACCTCGCAAGGTAATCCAAACATCGATAAGAGAAAACTGTGCGAGTTGGCTTGTCAGAACGGAACGGACATGTGTCGAAGTACGAGCGAATTCGCTGAGAAAGTCGGGCTTCCACCAGGTGGGATCAGCCTAAGGCCGGGAGCGCCGTGCGATAATTTTCAG GGTTACTGTGACGTATTCCTCAAATGCCGAGCCGTCGACGCTGACGGCCCCCTAGTCAGATTGATGAATCTTCTATTGAACAAAGAGACGCTGCTCAGCGTCGCCCAATGGATAACGAATTACTGGTGGGCGGTGCTGTTGATGGGCATCGCGTTTATCATTTTCATGGGTTTGTTTATCAAATGTTGCGCCGTACATACGCCGTCTTCCAATCCGAAGAAACGGCCGGCGAGACGTATCAGCGATACGCTCCGCAGACCCATGAACACGCTCCGGCGAATG CGACACCACCAAAACGGGGCGCAACATGCGGCGCCCCATGGGGCTGTAAATAGTCGAAATCGCAGTGAAAGGTCCACGAGACCGAGCGCTAGTCAAGGGCCCAGGCCGGGCTACGGGGAGGGAAGGGGACACTATCATGCGCCGAAAG
- the kuz gene encoding disintegrin and metalloproteinase domain-containing protein 10 isoform X3, with amino-acid sequence MSKTRVNGPTSALHFSKDMQLFLDNLPFRPISKPLTFPKENRLNEFIRHYEPLSYDTSEVHRAHNRARRSVSRDNLVHVSFRAHNRDFHLRLKRDLDVFSDSMEVHGPEGRIDVDTSHVYKGHLLGEPESSVFGSLIDGVFEGKIVSPKGSFYVEKARHYFPHTTHPNRTFHSVIYHEDHVEDPYEHVREGHSAGCGITDEVIQWMDRVQNSGVDDEPPPPPPKETFRKRKKATNGDKVQFKSVENHEDQISKYSKEANEDHARHKRATRRDENKNTCSLYIQTDPLIWRHIREGFPEHSDPRKENEVNEKTREEILSLIAHHVTAVNYIYRDTKFDGRSEHRNIKFEVQRIKIDDYSSCSCKRCPEMNQFCLENIDVSNFLNIHSLGNHEDFCLAYVFTYRDFTGGTLGLAWVASASGASGGICERYKTYTETIGGMYQSTKRSLNTGIITFVNYNSRVPPKVSQLTLAHEIGHNFGSPHDYPPECRPGGLNGNFIMFASATSGDRPNNSKFSSCSVGNISNVLDAIEDNKKRNCFTASAGAFCGNKIVEAGEECDCGYDDNECQDKCCYPRLVSTQDKQENASAKGCQRRRGTQCSPSQGPCCSGDTCRFVPAYYGEVCKTESDCSMSSKCDGKSAECPQPQPRPDKTRCNNGTQLCIKGECTGSICLEWNLQACSITSQGNPNIDKRKLCELACQNGTDMCRSTSEFAEKVGLPPGGISLRPGAPCDNFQGYCDVFLKCRAVDADGPLVRLMNLLLNKETLLSVAQWITNYWWAVLLMGIAFIIFMGLFIKCCAVHTPSSNPKKRPARRISDTLRRPMNTLRRMRHHQNGAQHAAPHGAVNSRNRSERSTRPSASQGPRPGYGEGRGHYHAPKATAPPSGFNRQNHPYAGAYDRNAYEMRHKV; translated from the exons AAAACCGCCTCAACGAGTTCATCCGCCACTACGAGCCTCTATCGTACGACACCTCCGAAGTGCATCGAGCCCACAACCGTGCTCGTCGTTCTGTCAGTCGCGATAATCTCGTCCACGTGTCGTTCCGAGCTCACAACCGTGATTTCCATCTAAGACTGAAAAGAGACCTTGATGTGTTCAGCGATTCGATGGAGGTTCACGGTCCCGAAGGCCGGATAGACGTCGATACGTCGCACGTCTACAAAGGCCACCTTTTAG GTGAGCCCGAGAGTTCGGTCTTTGGCTCGTTAATTGATGGAGTCTTTGAAGGGAAGATCGTATCACCTAAAGGCTCTTTTTACGTTGAGAAGGCTCGTCATTATTTTCCCCATACCACACATCCAAACAGAACATTCCATTCGGTCATTTACCACGAGGATCACGTAGAGGATCCATACGAACATGTTAGAGAGG GTCATTCAGCTGGATGCGGAATCACCGACGAGGTGATCCAGTGGATGGACCGCGTCCAGAATTCGGGGGTGGACGACgagccgccgccgccgccgcccaAAGAAACATTCCGAAAACGTAAAAAAGCCACCAATGGTGATAAAGTTCAATTCAAGTCCGTCGAAAATCACGAAGACCAGATCAGCAAGTATTCGAAAGAGGCGAATGAAGATCACGCAAGACATAAAAGGGCAACACGAAGGGACGAAAACAAGAACACTTGTTCGTTGTATATCCAGACGGATCCACTCATCTGGAGACACATCAGGGAGGGCTTTCCAGAG CACTCTGACCCGAGGAAGGAAAACGAAGTCAACGAAAAGACACGCGAAGAAATCCTGTCATTAATCGCACATCACGTCACTGCCGTTAATTATATTTATCGTGATACGAAATTTGATGGGAGAAGCGAACATCGCAATATCAAATTTGAAGTTCAAAGGATTAAG ATCGACGACTATTCCTCCTGCAGCTGCAAGCGATGCCCCGAAATGAACcagttttgtttagaaaatatCGACGTTAGTAATTTCTTGAATATCCATTCGTTGGGCAATCACGAGGACTTTTGTCTGGCTTATGTTTTCACGTATCGGGATTTTACGGGTGGTACTCTGGGGCTAGCTTGGGTCGCTAGTGCGTCCGGGGCTTCCGGCGGTATCTGCGAGAGATACAAGACTTACACGGAAACAATAGGAGGCATGTATCAGTCGACGAAGCGCTCCTTAAACACAGGGATCATCACTTTCGTCAACTACAACAGCAGGGTGCCTCCTAAGGTCTCCCAGCTCACACTAGCGCACGAAATCGGACACAATTTCGGCTCTCCC cACGACTATCCGCCCGAATGCCGTCCGGGTGGCCTTAACGGCAACTTCATAATGTTCGCGTCGGCAACAAGCGGCGACCGCCCCAACAACAGCAAATTTTCAAGTTGTAGCGTCGGCAACATCTCCAATGTGCTCGACGCCATCGAAGACAATAAAAAGCGCAATTGTTTCACCGCATCGGCTGGTGCTTTCTGTGGCAATAAAATCGTCGAAGCCGGCGAAGAGTGTGATTGTGGTTACGACGACAACGAGTGTCAAGATAAGTGTTGCTACCCTCGTCTTGTCAGCACTCAAGACAAGCAAGAAAACGCTTCAGCGAAAGGCTGTCAGAGGCGAAGAGGCACCCAATGCAG TCCTAGTCAAGGCCCGTGCTGCAGTGGCGACACCTGCCGCTTCGTCCCAGCCTACTACGGCGAGGTTTGCAAAACCGAGTCGGATTGTTCGATGTCGTCGAAATGCGACGGGAAATCGGCTGAGTGCCCACAGCCCCAACCACGGCCGGATAAGACTAGGTGCAATAATGGGACACAGTTGTGTATTAAGGGGGAGTGCACGGGGTCCATTTGTCTGGAATGGAACCTACAAGCTTGTTCGATTACCTCGCAAGGTAATCCAAACATCGATAAGAGAAAACTGTGCGAGTTGGCTTGTCAGAACGGAACGGACATGTGTCGAAGTACGAGCGAATTCGCTGAGAAAGTCGGGCTTCCACCAGGTGGGATCAGCCTAAGGCCGGGAGCGCCGTGCGATAATTTTCAG GGTTACTGTGACGTATTCCTCAAATGCCGAGCCGTCGACGCTGACGGCCCCCTAGTCAGATTGATGAATCTTCTATTGAACAAAGAGACGCTGCTCAGCGTCGCCCAATGGATAACGAATTACTGGTGGGCGGTGCTGTTGATGGGCATCGCGTTTATCATTTTCATGGGTTTGTTTATCAAATGTTGCGCCGTACATACGCCGTCTTCCAATCCGAAGAAACGGCCGGCGAGACGTATCAGCGATACGCTCCGCAGACCCATGAACACGCTCCGGCGAATG CGACACCACCAAAACGGGGCGCAACATGCGGCGCCCCATGGGGCTGTAAATAGTCGAAATCGCAGTGAAAGGTCCACGAGACCGAGCGCTAGTCAAGGGCCCAGGCCGGGCTACGGGGAGGGAAGGGGACACTATCATGCGCCGAAAG
- the kuz gene encoding disintegrin and metalloproteinase domain-containing protein 10 isoform X1 encodes MSKTRVNGPTSALHFSKDMQLFLDNLPFRPISKPLTFPKENRLNEFIRHYEPLSYDTSEVHRAHNRARRSVSRDNLVHVSFRAHNRDFHLRLKRDLDVFSDSMEVHGPEGRIDVDTSHVYKGHLLGEPESSVFGSLIDGVFEGKIVSPKGSFYVEKARHYFPHTTHPNRTFHSVIYHEDHVEDPYEHVREGHSAGCGITDEVIQWMDRVQNSGVDDEPPPPPPKETFRKRKKATNGDKVQFKSVENHEDQISKYSKEANEDHARHKRATRRDENKNTCSLYIQTDPLIWRHIREGFPEHSDPRKENEVNEKTREEILSLIAHHVTAVNYIYRDTKFDGRSEHRNIKFEVQRIKIDDYSSCSCKRCPEMNQFCLENIDVSNFLNIHSLGNHEDFCLAYVFTYRDFTGGTLGLAWVASASGASGGICERYKTYTETIGGMYQSTKRSLNTGIITFVNYNSRVPPKVSQLTLAHEIGHNFGSPHDYPPECRPGGLNGNFIMFASATSGDRPNNSKFSSCSVGNISNVLDAIEDNKKRNCFTASAGAFCGNKIVEAGEECDCGYDDNECQDKCCYPRLVSTQDKQENASAKGCQRRRGTQCSPSQGPCCSGDTCRFVPAYYGEVCKTESDCSMSSKCDGKSAECPQPQPRPDKTRCNNGTQLCIKGECTGSICLEWNLQACSITSQGNPNIDKRKLCELACQNGTDMCRSTSEFAEKVGLPPGGISLRPGAPCDNFQGYCDVFLKCRAVDADGPLVRLMNLLLNKETLLSVAQWITNYWWAVLLMGIAFIIFMGLFIKCCAVHTPSSNPKKRPARRISDTLRRPMNTLRRMRHHQNGAQHAAPHGAVNSRNRSERSTRPSASQGPRPGYGEGRGHYHAPKEYSPLATAPPSGFNRQNHPYAGAYDRNAYEMRHKV; translated from the exons AAAACCGCCTCAACGAGTTCATCCGCCACTACGAGCCTCTATCGTACGACACCTCCGAAGTGCATCGAGCCCACAACCGTGCTCGTCGTTCTGTCAGTCGCGATAATCTCGTCCACGTGTCGTTCCGAGCTCACAACCGTGATTTCCATCTAAGACTGAAAAGAGACCTTGATGTGTTCAGCGATTCGATGGAGGTTCACGGTCCCGAAGGCCGGATAGACGTCGATACGTCGCACGTCTACAAAGGCCACCTTTTAG GTGAGCCCGAGAGTTCGGTCTTTGGCTCGTTAATTGATGGAGTCTTTGAAGGGAAGATCGTATCACCTAAAGGCTCTTTTTACGTTGAGAAGGCTCGTCATTATTTTCCCCATACCACACATCCAAACAGAACATTCCATTCGGTCATTTACCACGAGGATCACGTAGAGGATCCATACGAACATGTTAGAGAGG GTCATTCAGCTGGATGCGGAATCACCGACGAGGTGATCCAGTGGATGGACCGCGTCCAGAATTCGGGGGTGGACGACgagccgccgccgccgccgcccaAAGAAACATTCCGAAAACGTAAAAAAGCCACCAATGGTGATAAAGTTCAATTCAAGTCCGTCGAAAATCACGAAGACCAGATCAGCAAGTATTCGAAAGAGGCGAATGAAGATCACGCAAGACATAAAAGGGCAACACGAAGGGACGAAAACAAGAACACTTGTTCGTTGTATATCCAGACGGATCCACTCATCTGGAGACACATCAGGGAGGGCTTTCCAGAG CACTCTGACCCGAGGAAGGAAAACGAAGTCAACGAAAAGACACGCGAAGAAATCCTGTCATTAATCGCACATCACGTCACTGCCGTTAATTATATTTATCGTGATACGAAATTTGATGGGAGAAGCGAACATCGCAATATCAAATTTGAAGTTCAAAGGATTAAG ATCGACGACTATTCCTCCTGCAGCTGCAAGCGATGCCCCGAAATGAACcagttttgtttagaaaatatCGACGTTAGTAATTTCTTGAATATCCATTCGTTGGGCAATCACGAGGACTTTTGTCTGGCTTATGTTTTCACGTATCGGGATTTTACGGGTGGTACTCTGGGGCTAGCTTGGGTCGCTAGTGCGTCCGGGGCTTCCGGCGGTATCTGCGAGAGATACAAGACTTACACGGAAACAATAGGAGGCATGTATCAGTCGACGAAGCGCTCCTTAAACACAGGGATCATCACTTTCGTCAACTACAACAGCAGGGTGCCTCCTAAGGTCTCCCAGCTCACACTAGCGCACGAAATCGGACACAATTTCGGCTCTCCC cACGACTATCCGCCCGAATGCCGTCCGGGTGGCCTTAACGGCAACTTCATAATGTTCGCGTCGGCAACAAGCGGCGACCGCCCCAACAACAGCAAATTTTCAAGTTGTAGCGTCGGCAACATCTCCAATGTGCTCGACGCCATCGAAGACAATAAAAAGCGCAATTGTTTCACCGCATCGGCTGGTGCTTTCTGTGGCAATAAAATCGTCGAAGCCGGCGAAGAGTGTGATTGTGGTTACGACGACAACGAGTGTCAAGATAAGTGTTGCTACCCTCGTCTTGTCAGCACTCAAGACAAGCAAGAAAACGCTTCAGCGAAAGGCTGTCAGAGGCGAAGAGGCACCCAATGCAG TCCTAGTCAAGGCCCGTGCTGCAGTGGCGACACCTGCCGCTTCGTCCCAGCCTACTACGGCGAGGTTTGCAAAACCGAGTCGGATTGTTCGATGTCGTCGAAATGCGACGGGAAATCGGCTGAGTGCCCACAGCCCCAACCACGGCCGGATAAGACTAGGTGCAATAATGGGACACAGTTGTGTATTAAGGGGGAGTGCACGGGGTCCATTTGTCTGGAATGGAACCTACAAGCTTGTTCGATTACCTCGCAAGGTAATCCAAACATCGATAAGAGAAAACTGTGCGAGTTGGCTTGTCAGAACGGAACGGACATGTGTCGAAGTACGAGCGAATTCGCTGAGAAAGTCGGGCTTCCACCAGGTGGGATCAGCCTAAGGCCGGGAGCGCCGTGCGATAATTTTCAG GGTTACTGTGACGTATTCCTCAAATGCCGAGCCGTCGACGCTGACGGCCCCCTAGTCAGATTGATGAATCTTCTATTGAACAAAGAGACGCTGCTCAGCGTCGCCCAATGGATAACGAATTACTGGTGGGCGGTGCTGTTGATGGGCATCGCGTTTATCATTTTCATGGGTTTGTTTATCAAATGTTGCGCCGTACATACGCCGTCTTCCAATCCGAAGAAACGGCCGGCGAGACGTATCAGCGATACGCTCCGCAGACCCATGAACACGCTCCGGCGAATG CGACACCACCAAAACGGGGCGCAACATGCGGCGCCCCATGGGGCTGTAAATAGTCGAAATCGCAGTGAAAGGTCCACGAGACCGAGCGCTAGTCAAGGGCCCAGGCCGGGCTACGGGGAGGGAAGGGGACACTATCATGCGCCGAAAG